In Toxotes jaculatrix isolate fToxJac2 chromosome 20, fToxJac2.pri, whole genome shotgun sequence, the following proteins share a genomic window:
- the adcyap1a gene encoding adenylate cyclase activating polypeptide 1a: protein MSSKATLALLIYGIIMHYSVNCSPVGLSFPSVRLDSEVYDEDGNSLPSLDYDRDQLDVRSPPSVADDVYTLYYPPEKRTERHADGMFNKAYRKALGQLSARKYLHSLMAKRVGGGKTLDDSSEPLSKRHSDGIFTDSYSRYRKQMAVKKYLAAVLGKSLEDIGIHHILQDIDFDALPDGDEFEAFLGDWLKQFSPEFPAL, encoded by the exons ATGTCTAGTAAAGCGACTTTAGCCTTACTCATCTATGGAATCATAATGCATTACAGCGTCAACTGCTCACCTGTGGGGCTTAGCTTTCCCAGTGTTAG ACTTGACAGTGAGGTTTATGATGAGGATGGAAATTCCTTACCGTCCCTGGATTATGACAGAGACCAACTGGATGTGAGGAGCCCTCCGTCTGTGGCTGACGACGTCTACACTTTGTATTACCCACCAGAGAAAAG AACGGAAAGGCATGCAGACGGCATGTTTAATAAAGCCTACAGGAAAGCGCTGGGTCAGTTATCAGCAAGGAAATATCTGCATTCTCTGATGGCAAAACGTGTAGG CGGGGGGAAAACGCTGGACGACAGCTCAGAGCCCCTGTCCAAGCGACACTCAGACGGGATCTTCACAGACAGCTACAGCCGCTACCGAAAGCAAATGGCGGTCAAGAAATACCTGGCAGCAGTCCTTGGGAAAAG CCTTGAAGACATAGGTATTCACCATATCCTACAAGACATAGACTTTGATGCCCTCCCGGACGGGGATGAGTTTGAGGCTTTTTTGGGAGATTGGCTGAAACAGTTCTCTCCCGAATTTCCG
- the LOC121200524 gene encoding tyrosine-protein kinase yes-like — MGCIKSKEDKGPTMKYQPENSLASDPNAAAATATPHVGHYGPDPTQLQQNQPPSSTSGSAATNFNHTLTPFGGSSSAITPFGGMSSSFSGPVSNSFSGAVSSGVTFFVALYDYEARTSDDLTFKKGDRFQIINNTEGDWWEARSINTGKKGYIPSNYVAPADSIQAEEWYFGKMGRKDAERLLLNTGNHRGTFLVRESETTKGAYSLSIRDWDEAKGDNVKHYKIRKLDNGGYYITTRAQFDTLQKLVKHYTEHADGLCHKLTTVCPTVKPQTQGLAKDAWEIPRESLRLELKLGQGCFGEVWMGTWNGTTKVAIKTLKPGTMSPEAFLQEAQIMKKLRHDKLVPLYAVVSEEPIYIVTEYMTKGSLLDFLKEGDGKFLKLVLLVDMAAKIADGMAFIERMNYIHRDLRAANILVGDNLVCKIADFGLARLIEDNEYTARQGAKFPIKWTAPEAALYGRFTIKSDVWSFGILLTELVTKGRVPYPGMVNREVLEQVERGYRMPCPQGCPESLHEMMKLCWKKEPDERPTFEYLQSFLEDYFTATEPQYQPGENL; from the exons ATGGGCTGCATAAAGAGCAAAGAGGACAAAGGCCCCACAATGAAGTACCAGCCAGAGAATTCCCTGGCGTCGGACCCCAacgccgccgccgccaccgccACACCTCATGTAGGTCACTACGGGCCGGATCCCacccagctgcagcagaatcAGCCTCCCTCATCCACATCTGGCTCAGCGGCTACAAATTTTAATCACACCCTCACACCTTTTGGTGGATCCTCATCTGCCATAACTCCCTTCGGAGGGATGTCGTCCTCCTTCTCTGGTCCTGTGTCCAACTCATTCTCTGGTGCTGTCTCAA GTGGCGTTACGTTCTTTGTGGCCTTGTACGACTATGAAGCCAGAACGTCGGATGATCTTACGTTTAAAAAGGGAGATCGCTTCCAGATCATCAACAATAC AGAAGGAGACTGGTGGGAGGCTCGCTCCATCAACACGGGGAAGAAAGGCTACATCCCGAGCAATTATGTGGCCCCTGCTGACTCCATCCAGGCTGAGGA GTGGTATTTTGGTAAAATGGGCCGCAAAGACGCTGAGAGGTTGCTGCTGAATACAGGGAACCATCGTGGAACTTTCCTGGTGCGAGAAAGTGAAACTACTAAAG GTGCTTATTCCCTCTCCATACGAGACTGGGATGAAGCCAAAGGAGACAATGTGAAACACTACAAGATCCGCAAGCTTGACAACGGGGGATACTACATCACCACACGAGCGCAGTTTGACACATTACAGAAGCTTGTCAAACACTATACAG AGCATGCCGACGGGCTTTGCCACAAGCTGACCACGGTTTGCCCCACGGTCAAGCCTCAGACCCAGGGGCTTGCTAAAGATGCCTGGGAGATTCCCCGGGAGTCCCTACGACTGGAGCTCAAACTGGGCCAGGGCTGCTTTGGAGAGGTCTGGATGG gcACGTGGAATGGCACCACTAAGGTGGCCATAAAGACGCTGAAACCAGGAACCATGTCGCCTGAGGCCTTCCTCCAAGAGGCTCAGATCATGAAGAAGCTCAGACACGACAAACTGGTGCCTCTCTATGCTGTGGTGTCTGAGGAACCCATCTACATTGTTACAGAATACATGACCAAAG GAAGCCTGCTTGACTTTCTCAAAGAAGGCGATGGCAAATTCTTGAAGCTCGTCTTGCTGGTGGACATGGCTGCAAAG ATCGCTGACGGCATGGCTTTCATCGAGAGGATGAACTACATCCACAGGGATCTGCGCGCTGCCAATATCCTCGTGGGCGACAACCTGGTGTGCAAGATCGCCGACTTTGGTCTGGCCAGGTTGATAGAGGACAATGAGTACACAGCCAGGCAAG GAGCCAAATTTCCTATTAAATGGACGGCCCCAGAGGCTGCGCTGTACGGCCGCTTCACCATCAAGTCAGACGTCTGGTCCTTCGGGATCTTACTCACCGAGCTCGTCACCAAAGGCAGAGTGCCTTACCCAG GTATGGTGAACCGGGAGGTGCTAGAGCAGGTGGAGCGAGGCTACCGCATGCCCTGCCCCCAGGGGTGCCCCGAGTCCCTGCACGAGATGATGAAGCTCTGCTGGAAGAAGGAGCCGGACGAGAGGCCCACGTTCGAGTATCTCCAGTCTTTCCTGGAGGACTATTTCACCGCCACAGAGCCACAGTATCAGCCTGGGGAGAACTTATAG
- the enosf1 gene encoding mitochondrial enolase superfamily member 1 isoform X1, with translation MLHRIMNLTVRDVRFPTSLEQHGSDAMHTDPDYSAAYVVLDTDRGLKGFGLTFTLGKGTEIVVCAVEALAGLVVGKSLQEIVSDFRGFYRLLTSDSQMRWLGPEKGVIHLATAAVLNAVWDLWARTEGKPLWKLLVDMRPEQIVSCIDFRYITDVLTEKEALDILVNAQEGKRQREDQMLKEGYPAYTTSCAWLGYSDQQLKQLCTDALKNGWTKFKVKVGSDLEDDIRRCRLIRQMIGPNNTLMIDANQRWDVAEAISWVSSLSEFKPLWIEEPTSPDDILGHAAISKALAPLGIGVATGEQCHNRVMFKQFLQASALQFVQIDSCRLGSVNENLAVLLMAHKFQVPVCPHAGGVGLCELVQHLILFDYICVSASLSDRMCEYVEHLHEHFTCPVVIRDAHYMPPKDPGYSCEMLESSVQRHQYPEGDTWKLHRKK, from the exons ATGTTGCACAGAATTATGAATCTGACTGTGAGGGATGTGAGATTCCCGACGTCTTTGGAGCAGCACGGCTCAGATGCGATG cacacagaccCGGACTACTCAGCCGCATATGTGGTCCTGGACACGGACCGCGGGCTCAAAGGCTTCGGCCTCACGTTTACTTTAGGAAAAGGCACCGAGATCG TGGTGTGTGCTGTGGAGGCCCTGGCGGGACTGGTTGTTGGGAAATCCTTGCAGGAGATTGTGAGCGACTTCCGTGGGTTTTATCGCCTCCTGACCAGTGATAGCCAGATGAGATGG TTAGGACCAGAGAAAGGAGTGATCCACCTGGCCACCGCTGCAGTTCTGAACGCAGTGTGGGACCTGTGGGCGAGGACGGAGGGGAAG CCGCTGTGGAAGCTGCTTGTTGACATG CGTCCCGAGCAGATTGTCTCGTGCATTGACTTCAGATACATCACTGATGTGCTTACAGAGAAGGAGGCTCTAG ACATACTTGTGAATGCGCAGGAGGGCAAACGGCAGAGAG AGGATCAGATGCTGAAAGAGGGTTATCCAGCATACACCACCTCCTGTGCTTGGCTTGGATACTCAGACCAGCAGCTCAAACAG CTCTGCACAGATGCACTTAAAAACGGCTGGACCAAGTTTAAGGTGAAAGTCGGCTCTGATCTCGAGGATGACATTCGCAGGTGTCGACTCATCAGGCAGATGATTGGACCAAATAACACGCTG ATGATTGATGCCAACCAGAGATGGGACGTAGCCGAGGCCATCAGCTGGGTGTCCAGCCTCTCTGAGTTCAAGCCTCTTTGGATCGAGGAGCCCACGTCTCCAGATGACATCCTGGGCCACGCTGCTATCTCCAAG GCTTTGGCTCCACTTGGGATTGGAGTGGCAACAGGGGAGCAG TGTCATAACAGGGTGATGTTTAAGCAGTTCCTCCAGGCCTCCGCACTGCAGTTTGTCCAAATAGACAGCTGTCGGCTGGGCAGCGTCAATGAAAACCTCGCTGTGCTTCTCATGGCCCATAAGTTCCAGG TGCCCGTTTGTCCTCATGCTGGAGGAGTCGGTCTCTGTGAGCTCGTCCAGCATCTGATTCTGTTTGACtacatctgtgtgtctgcgagTCTCAGCGACCG GATGTGTGAATATGTGGAGCACCTCCACGAACACTTCACCTGCCCCGTGGTGATTCGAGACGCCCACTACATGCCCCCAAAG GATCCGGGCTATTCCTGTGAGATGCTGGAGTCATCAGTGCAGAGACACCAGTATCCTGAAGGAGACACATGGAAGCTGCACAGGAAAAAATGA
- the enosf1 gene encoding mitochondrial enolase superfamily member 1 isoform X2, translating into MRWLGPEKGVIHLATAAVLNAVWDLWARTEGKPLWKLLVDMRPEQIVSCIDFRYITDVLTEKEALDILVNAQEGKRQREDQMLKEGYPAYTTSCAWLGYSDQQLKQLCTDALKNGWTKFKVKVGSDLEDDIRRCRLIRQMIGPNNTLMIDANQRWDVAEAISWVSSLSEFKPLWIEEPTSPDDILGHAAISKALAPLGIGVATGEQCHNRVMFKQFLQASALQFVQIDSCRLGSVNENLAVLLMAHKFQVPVCPHAGGVGLCELVQHLILFDYICVSASLSDRMCEYVEHLHEHFTCPVVIRDAHYMPPKDPGYSCEMLESSVQRHQYPEGDTWKLHRKK; encoded by the exons ATGAGATGG TTAGGACCAGAGAAAGGAGTGATCCACCTGGCCACCGCTGCAGTTCTGAACGCAGTGTGGGACCTGTGGGCGAGGACGGAGGGGAAG CCGCTGTGGAAGCTGCTTGTTGACATG CGTCCCGAGCAGATTGTCTCGTGCATTGACTTCAGATACATCACTGATGTGCTTACAGAGAAGGAGGCTCTAG ACATACTTGTGAATGCGCAGGAGGGCAAACGGCAGAGAG AGGATCAGATGCTGAAAGAGGGTTATCCAGCATACACCACCTCCTGTGCTTGGCTTGGATACTCAGACCAGCAGCTCAAACAG CTCTGCACAGATGCACTTAAAAACGGCTGGACCAAGTTTAAGGTGAAAGTCGGCTCTGATCTCGAGGATGACATTCGCAGGTGTCGACTCATCAGGCAGATGATTGGACCAAATAACACGCTG ATGATTGATGCCAACCAGAGATGGGACGTAGCCGAGGCCATCAGCTGGGTGTCCAGCCTCTCTGAGTTCAAGCCTCTTTGGATCGAGGAGCCCACGTCTCCAGATGACATCCTGGGCCACGCTGCTATCTCCAAG GCTTTGGCTCCACTTGGGATTGGAGTGGCAACAGGGGAGCAG TGTCATAACAGGGTGATGTTTAAGCAGTTCCTCCAGGCCTCCGCACTGCAGTTTGTCCAAATAGACAGCTGTCGGCTGGGCAGCGTCAATGAAAACCTCGCTGTGCTTCTCATGGCCCATAAGTTCCAGG TGCCCGTTTGTCCTCATGCTGGAGGAGTCGGTCTCTGTGAGCTCGTCCAGCATCTGATTCTGTTTGACtacatctgtgtgtctgcgagTCTCAGCGACCG GATGTGTGAATATGTGGAGCACCTCCACGAACACTTCACCTGCCCCGTGGTGATTCGAGACGCCCACTACATGCCCCCAAAG GATCCGGGCTATTCCTGTGAGATGCTGGAGTCATCAGTGCAGAGACACCAGTATCCTGAAGGAGACACATGGAAGCTGCACAGGAAAAAATGA
- the tyms gene encoding thymidylate synthase, translated as MPATSELHTEELHTEGGCKTEASPAAEKKTFGVFCDERGYLDQIEYILQHGRRKGDRTGTGVVSVFGAQARYSLRDQFPLLTTKRVFWKGILEELLWFIKGSTNAKELSEKGVRIWDANGSREFLDNLGFTNREEGDLGPVYGFQWRHFGAEYTNMHADYTGQGVDQLQKVIDTIKKNPEDRRIIMCAWNAKDLPLMALPPCHALCQFYVCDGELSCQLYQRSGDMGLGVPFNIASYALLTYMIAHITGLKPGDFVHTLGDAHIYVNHIEPLKVQLQREIRPFPKLKILRKVESINDFRAEDFEICDYNPHPTIKMQMAV; from the exons ATGCCCGCCACTTCAGAGCTACACACCGAGGAGCTGCACACGGAGGGCGGCTGTAAGACAGAGGCGAGTCCGGCTGCGGAGAAAAAGACGTTCGGTGTTTTCTGCGATGAACGCGGGTATCTGGATCAGATCGAGTACATCCTGCAGCACGGCCGCAGGAAGGGAGACCGAACCGGGACCGGAGTGGTCTCTGTGTTCGGTGCTCAGGCCAGATACAGTCTGCGAG accAGTTTCCCTTGCTGACAACCAAGAGAGTGTTCTGGAAAGGGATCCTTGAAGAGTTGCTGTGGTTTATTAAG GGATCAACAAATGCCAAGGAGCTCTCGGAGAAAGGGGTGAGGATTTGGGATGCCAACGGCTCCCGGGAGTTCCTGGACAACCTTGGGTtcacaaacagagaggagggagacctGGGACCTGTGTACGGTTTCCAGTGGAGGCACTTTGGTGcagaatacacaaacatgcatgcag ATTACACAGGACAAGGTGTTGACCAGCTGCAGAAAGTCATTGACACCATCAAAAAAAATCCAGAGGACAGGAGGATCATCATGTGCGCTTGGAACGCCAAAG ATCTGCCCCTCATGGCTCTGCCCCCCTGCCACGCCCTCTGCCAGTTCTACGTGTGTGACGGCGAACTGTCGTGTCAGCTGTACCAGCGCTCAGGTGACATGGGTCTGGGGGTGCCATTCAATATCGCCAGCTACGCGCTGCTTACCTACATGATCGCCCATATTACAGGACTCAAG CCTGGGGACTTTGTTCACACGCTGGGAGACGCTCACATCTACGTCAACCACATTGAACCTCTCAAAGTGCAG CTCCAGAGAGAGATCCGCCCCTTCCCCAAGCTGAAGATCCTGAGAAAAGTGGAGAGTATCAATGATTTCCGTGCAGAGGACTTTGAGATTTGTGACTACAACCCCCATCCCACCATCAAGATGCAGATGGCTGTGTAA
- the LOC121200804 gene encoding clusterin-like protein 1 encodes MRGLLVQILCITLSEVVLCAADSSPLSEDTLKKLSSAGEKYVDEEIKRALLGVKQVKEMMEKKEEKHRHLMDALRHSSDKKKGAMQLARETEQKLEEAELQCQDLTKSSFEECRPCLEDTCKAFYTSTCRRGFASFSFKVEEFFRKMAAQLEATEHVSNQNQEKVGRTSSPQNEVEEGNADQELLLAEASFNQLLSNISLLYNQSVILVKKMQQVFGHSFLVAFTTELKPSPLSGVQGGSTAGFSRTTDLDHILDSVYDFGRNVLEEFSSTVADVFEEIQEAEEYFQQSSRDTGSLAALGQSQSRYMCRRLRRQASECWQLQDLCETCEDYLLKECPSVQQLHSEMEEMYMLLNASRQQYDDRLQLVQRHTADTQRWLGSMDDKYGWVSQLSNSTAGPHNIFSVIGVTPQPQMKNIRTKPDSSVVVTILDSGPLSVLVPADLEVDDPAFIQYVAQEALTLHKRQMRGTDPGSVVV; translated from the exons ATGAGGGGCCTGCTCGTTCAAATTCTGTGCATCACACTCTCTGAGGTcgtgctgtgtgctgctgactcTTCTCCGCTAAGCGAAGACACGCTGAAAA AGCTGTCTTCAGCAGGAGAGAAGTATGTTGATGAGGAAATAAAGCGGGCTTTACTCGGGGTGAAGCAGGTGAAggaaatgatggagaaaaaggaggagaagcacAGACACCTGATGGATGCCCTGAGACACAGCAGTGACAAGAAGAAG GGGGCGATGCAGCTGGCCCGGGAAACGGAGCAGAAACTCGAGGAGGCCGAACTACAATGTCAAGATTTAACCAAATCGTCCTTTGAGGAGTGTCGACCTTGTCTTGAAGATACTTGTAAGGCCTTCTATACCTCCACATGTCGGCGTGGCTTTGCTTCTTTTTCATTCAAG GTGGAGGAGTTTTTCAGGAAAATGGCCGCCCAGTTGGAAGCTACTGAGCATGTTTCCAATCAAAACCAGGAGAAAGTAGGTCGGACCAGCTCGCCTCAGAATGAGGTCGAAGAGGGAAACGCCGATCAGGAGCTACTGCTGGCAGAAGCGTCGTTCAACCAgctgctgtcaaacatcagCCTCCTGTACAACCAAAGCGTCATTCTGGTCAAGAAGATGCAACAGGTGTTCGGTCACTCCTTTCTTGTGGCCTTCACCACAGAGCTTAAACCTAGCCCTCTGTCAGGCGTCCAGGGTGGCTCGACTGCAGGCTTCTCCAGGACCACGGATCTGGACCACATCCTTGATTCGGTGTATGACTTTGGAAGGAATGTGCTGGAAGAATTCAGCTCCACAGTGGCTGATGTGTTTGAGGAGATACAAGAAGCTGAGGAGTATTTTCAGCAATCAAGCAGAG ATACAGGATCACTCGCCGCTTTGGGACAATCCCAGAGCAGATACATGTGCAGACGACTCCGCAGACAAGCATCAGAGTGCTGGCAGCTCCAAGACTTGTGTGAGACATGCGAGGATTATCTATTAAAAG AGTGTCCCAGTGTCCAGCAGTTGCACTCTGAGATGGAGGAGATGTACATGCTGCTCAACGCCTCCCGTCAGCAGTACGACGACAGGCTGCAGCTGGTTCAGAGACACACGGCGGACACACAGAGATGGCTCGGCAGCATGGATGACAAGTACGGCTGGGTCAGCCAGCTCTCCAACAGCACAGCCGGCCCACACAACATCTTCAGCGTGATCGGG GTGACTCCACAGCCACAGATGAAGAATATCAGAACTAAACCAGACAGCAGTGTGGTTGTAACCATACTGGACTCTGGCCCATTATCTGTACTGGTCCCAGCAGACCTGGAGGTGGATGATCCTGCTTTCATCCAGTATGTAGCTCAGGAGGCTCTGACACTACACAAACGGCAGATGAGAGGTACTGATCCAGGCAGTGTTGTGGTTTAG